The Xanthomonas sp. CFBP 8443 genome has a window encoding:
- a CDS encoding YqiA/YcfP family alpha/beta fold hydrolase: MSRGHCILVHGFESGPDAIKVAALAEVAQRLGWSHERPDFTDLDARREVSQLGDVPARLQRLLALAQAAAQRGPLVLAGSSLGAYIAAQVSLQVSVRGLFLMVPPTRLGWMPALDAAPVPISIVHAWHDELIPAAEVIAWAQARAARLLLVDDTHRLGAHVETSARAFAELLETL; encoded by the coding sequence GTGAGCCGCGGCCACTGCATCCTGGTGCACGGCTTCGAGAGTGGCCCGGATGCGATCAAGGTCGCGGCGCTGGCCGAGGTCGCGCAGCGCCTGGGCTGGAGCCACGAGCGCCCGGATTTCACCGACTTGGACGCGCGCCGCGAGGTCAGCCAGCTCGGCGACGTGCCGGCGCGGCTGCAGCGCCTGCTGGCGCTGGCGCAGGCCGCCGCGCAGCGCGGGCCGTTGGTGCTGGCCGGGTCCAGCCTGGGCGCGTACATCGCCGCGCAGGTGTCGCTGCAGGTGTCGGTGCGCGGCCTGTTCCTGATGGTGCCGCCGACGCGGTTGGGCTGGATGCCGGCGCTGGACGCGGCGCCGGTGCCGATCTCGATCGTGCACGCCTGGCACGACGAACTGATTCCCGCCGCCGAGGTGATCGCCTGGGCGCAGGCGCGCGCGGCGCGGCTGCTGCTGGTCGACGACACGCACCGGCTGGGCGCCCACGTCGAGACCTCGGCACGGGCCTTCGCCGAACTGCTGGAAACGCTGTGA
- a CDS encoding MOSC domain-containing protein, with protein sequence MTLNPDSPLATLLATLPRAGRVDWIGLRPARDVPMLEVAQALAHADGGLFGDRYAGSNGKRGVTLIQAEHLPAIAALAGHAQLAPATLRRNLVVSGIPLIALKGRRFRIGEVELEGLAPCDPCSRMEDALGAGGYNAMRGHGGLCARIVHGGTLRLGDAVVAL encoded by the coding sequence ATGACTCTGAATCCCGATAGCCCGCTGGCGACGCTGCTCGCCACGTTGCCGCGCGCCGGACGCGTGGACTGGATAGGCCTGCGTCCGGCGCGCGACGTGCCGATGCTCGAGGTGGCGCAGGCGCTGGCGCATGCCGACGGCGGCCTGTTCGGCGACCGCTACGCGGGCAGCAACGGCAAGCGCGGGGTGACCCTGATCCAGGCCGAACACCTGCCGGCGATCGCCGCGCTGGCCGGCCATGCGCAGCTGGCGCCGGCGACCCTGCGCCGCAACCTGGTCGTCTCCGGCATCCCGCTGATCGCGCTGAAGGGGCGCCGCTTCCGCATCGGCGAGGTCGAGTTGGAAGGTCTCGCGCCGTGCGACCCGTGTTCGCGCATGGAAGACGCGCTGGGCGCGGGCGGCTACAACGCGATGCGCGGCCATGGCGGGCTGTGCGCGCGGATCGTGCACGGCGGCACGCTGCGCCTCGGCGATGCGGTGGTGGCGCTGTGA
- a CDS encoding N-acetylmuramoyl-L-alanine amidase, translated as MSQTPPLPIHDAPLPYVERLQARTLDAIDLAVIHCTELPDLASARAYGERVLYPSGTGNSGHFYIDRDGSVHRYVPLQRVAHHVRGYNPQSLGIELVNRGRYPHWLDSRHQALDEAYPPAQIQALIALLRQLQAQLPQLRHIAGHDALDRSREPASDDPALQVQRKLDPGPRFPWAQVLQAVALTPYVPSADAVSDH; from the coding sequence ATGTCGCAGACCCCGCCGTTGCCGATCCACGATGCCCCCCTGCCCTACGTCGAACGGCTGCAGGCGCGCACGCTGGATGCGATCGACCTGGCGGTGATCCATTGCACCGAACTGCCCGACCTGGCCAGCGCACGCGCCTACGGCGAACGCGTGCTGTATCCGTCGGGCACCGGCAACAGCGGCCACTTCTACATCGACCGCGACGGCAGCGTGCACCGCTACGTGCCGCTGCAGCGGGTGGCGCACCACGTGCGCGGCTACAACCCGCAGTCGCTGGGCATCGAACTGGTCAACCGCGGACGCTACCCGCACTGGCTGGATTCGCGCCACCAGGCGCTGGACGAAGCGTATCCGCCGGCGCAGATCCAGGCGCTGATCGCCCTGCTGCGCCAGCTGCAGGCGCAGTTGCCGCAGCTGCGCCACATCGCCGGCCACGACGCGCTGGACCGCAGCCGCGAACCGGCCAGCGACGATCCGGCGCTGCAGGTGCAGCGCAAGCTCGATCCCGGTCCGCGCTTTCCGTGGGCGCAGGTGCTGCAGGCGGTGGCGCTGACGCCGTATGTGCCTTCGGCGGATGCGGTTTCCGACCACTGA
- a CDS encoding DUF1684 domain-containing protein, producing MRWRGVWMLAVALSLAACGERPRAAGADASPASQSGAHYRMAVEQHRAERVARLRAPAGWLSYTGSGRLRSGEHRVGSAVGNDVQLPAGPAYLGRLRIDDEAGVFFEAAADVAVTAHGQPFGAGRLGTDAAHGTETRLALGEQEFYVVRTGNLFGWRFRDPHAAARSGFRGIDYFPIDPRWRVVADWHPAATPRAIVLLTSIGTPQPLALAGVAEFTLGGRRYRLQALREDAGKRVFFPFSDRTSGRESYGGARYLFVEPPQGERVVLDFNLAQNPPCAFTAHVVCPLAPVANRLELAVTAGEKNYLGPR from the coding sequence ATGCGGTGGCGTGGAGTGTGGATGCTGGCGGTCGCGCTGAGCCTGGCCGCCTGCGGCGAGCGGCCGCGCGCTGCCGGCGCCGACGCGTCGCCGGCATCGCAATCCGGCGCGCACTACCGGATGGCGGTGGAGCAGCACCGCGCCGAGCGCGTGGCGCGGTTGCGCGCGCCGGCCGGCTGGCTCAGCTACACCGGCTCCGGCCGGTTGCGCAGCGGCGAGCACCGGGTCGGCAGCGCCGTGGGGAACGACGTGCAGTTGCCGGCCGGTCCGGCGTACCTGGGCCGCTTGCGGATCGACGACGAGGCCGGCGTGTTCTTCGAGGCCGCGGCGGACGTGGCGGTGACGGCGCACGGGCAGCCGTTCGGTGCCGGTCGCCTCGGTACCGACGCGGCGCACGGCACCGAGACGCGGCTGGCGCTGGGCGAGCAGGAGTTCTACGTGGTGCGCACCGGCAACCTGTTCGGCTGGCGCTTCCGCGATCCGCACGCGGCCGCGCGCAGCGGCTTCCGCGGCATCGACTATTTCCCGATCGATCCGCGCTGGCGCGTGGTGGCCGACTGGCACCCGGCCGCGACGCCGCGCGCGATCGTCCTGCTCACCTCGATCGGCACGCCGCAGCCGCTGGCGCTGGCGGGCGTCGCCGAATTCACTCTCGGCGGCCGCCGCTATCGGCTGCAGGCGCTGCGCGAGGATGCCGGCAAGCGGGTGTTCTTCCCGTTCTCCGACCGCACCAGCGGCCGCGAGAGCTACGGCGGCGCGCGTTACCTGTTCGTCGAGCCGCCGCAGGGCGAGCGCGTCGTGCTGGACTTCAACCTGGCGCAGAACCCGCCCTGCGCGTTCACCGCGCACGTGGTATGCCCGCTCGCCCCGGTCGCCAACCGCCTGGAGCTGGCGGTGACCGCGGGCGAGAAGAACTACCTCGGTCCGCGCTGA
- a CDS encoding sulfurtransferase encodes MSDPLPDWQQLVAAPALAAALDHPDLRLVDARFAAAALADPQAAQLARQAYTQSHLPGAMYADLNTDLSDLGRPGLGRHPLPEADAFARTLGRWGIAPHTQVVVYDAGDGSMAAARLWWMLGLLGHRRVAVLDGGLAEWRRLGLPETDAAAAPSPQPPYPQRFDTSRIADAEEIAARLHEAPGWLLDARAGERFRGEVEPIDPLAGHVPGAINRPLGQNLRDGRLRAPQELRAELEPLLHGRDPREVVLMCGSGVTACHLLLALEHAGLHGARVYAGSWSGWIADPARPRASG; translated from the coding sequence ATGAGCGATCCGTTACCCGATTGGCAGCAACTGGTCGCCGCGCCGGCGCTGGCGGCCGCGCTCGACCACCCCGACCTGCGCCTGGTGGATGCGCGTTTCGCCGCGGCCGCGCTTGCCGATCCGCAGGCCGCGCAACTCGCGCGCCAGGCCTATACGCAGTCGCATCTGCCCGGTGCGATGTACGCCGATCTCAACACGGACCTGTCCGACCTCGGCCGCCCAGGCCTGGGCCGGCATCCGTTGCCCGAGGCCGACGCGTTCGCGCGCACGCTCGGCCGCTGGGGTATCGCGCCGCACACCCAGGTGGTGGTCTACGACGCCGGCGACGGCAGCATGGCCGCGGCGCGGCTGTGGTGGATGCTGGGCCTGCTCGGGCATCGTCGCGTCGCCGTGCTCGATGGCGGCCTGGCCGAATGGCGCCGGCTCGGCCTGCCGGAAACCGATGCCGCAGCCGCGCCTTCGCCGCAACCGCCGTATCCGCAACGCTTCGATACCAGCCGCATCGCCGATGCCGAGGAAATCGCCGCGCGCCTGCACGAGGCGCCGGGCTGGCTGCTGGATGCGCGTGCCGGCGAGCGCTTTCGCGGCGAGGTCGAGCCGATCGATCCGCTCGCCGGGCACGTGCCCGGCGCGATCAACCGCCCGCTGGGCCAGAACCTGCGCGACGGACGCTTGCGTGCGCCGCAGGAGCTGCGCGCCGAACTGGAGCCGCTGCTGCACGGGCGCGATCCGCGCGAGGTGGTGCTGATGTGCGGATCGGGCGTGACTGCCTGCCATCTGTTGCTGGCGCTGGAACATGCCGGCCTGCACGGCGCGCGCGTCTATGCCGGATCGTGGAGCGGCTGGATCGCCGATCCGGCGCGGCCGCGCGCCAGCGGCTGA
- a CDS encoding DUF1289 domain-containing protein, translating into MDPVPHVLLTPCIGLCTLDAQGYCAGCLRSGDEIARWRGMSDAERQHYMQDVLPARGWSPTPGQRLAERTRLLRALHPLQRPPAGPGWNHHELHDLLPDGVLAEAAVLVGLLPRADGAHVLLTRRTDGLRHHGGQVSFPGGRIEADDADAVAAAIRESEEEIALSAAQVEPLGYLDPFVTISGFRVTSVVAAIDPAFVPQPHPGEVAEVFEVPLAYLMAPDNLRSIETDYRGRPRAVLEYGWPGQRIWGATAAILLNLRRRLEQTA; encoded by the coding sequence ATGGATCCCGTCCCCCATGTATTGCTCACGCCCTGTATCGGTCTGTGCACGCTCGATGCGCAGGGCTATTGCGCCGGCTGCCTGCGCAGCGGCGACGAGATCGCGCGCTGGCGTGGCATGAGCGACGCCGAGCGCCAGCACTACATGCAGGACGTGCTGCCGGCGCGCGGCTGGTCGCCGACGCCGGGCCAGCGCCTGGCCGAACGCACGCGGCTGCTGCGCGCGTTGCATCCGCTGCAGCGGCCGCCCGCAGGCCCGGGCTGGAATCACCACGAACTGCACGATCTGCTGCCCGACGGGGTGTTGGCCGAGGCCGCGGTGCTGGTCGGGCTGCTGCCGCGCGCCGATGGCGCCCACGTGTTGCTGACCCGGCGCACCGACGGCCTGCGCCACCACGGCGGCCAGGTCAGTTTTCCCGGCGGCCGCATCGAAGCCGACGACGCCGATGCGGTGGCCGCGGCGATCCGCGAAAGCGAGGAAGAGATCGCGCTGTCCGCGGCGCAGGTCGAACCGCTGGGCTATCTGGACCCGTTCGTGACCATCAGCGGTTTCCGGGTGACCTCGGTGGTGGCGGCGATCGATCCGGCCTTCGTGCCGCAGCCGCATCCGGGCGAGGTGGCGGAAGTGTTTGAAGTGCCGCTGGCCTATCTGATGGCGCCGGACAACCTGCGCAGCATCGAGACCGACTACCGCGGGCGGCCGCGCGCGGTGCTGGAATACGGCTGGCCGGGGCAGCGGATCTGGGGCGCGACCGCGGCGATCCTGCTCAACCTGCGTCGACGACTGGAGCAAACCGCATGA
- a CDS encoding FKBP-type peptidyl-prolyl cis-trans isomerase: MKLRSIAVAVAALALSGNAFAQDTSSEKGKLSYYFGYDYGNNLAELSGRGEQLDINAVVKGLQDAYAKKQPAVAADQLKPAVEAFQKREQGRAQQAKADYEKAAAENKTKSDQFIAQNKAKAGVQTLPSGVQYRVIEAGKGAKPTQASTVQLEVAGPYPFGQRPAQARPAQQIPSIKVSEVEMQAMRDTLLQMPAGSKWEVTLPPDKAYGADPRTPFPPNVAVQFEIKLISVK; this comes from the coding sequence ATGAAGTTGCGTTCTATTGCGGTCGCCGTGGCGGCCCTAGCCCTGAGCGGCAATGCGTTCGCCCAGGACACCTCGTCCGAGAAGGGCAAGCTGAGCTATTACTTCGGTTACGACTACGGCAACAACCTTGCCGAACTGTCCGGCCGCGGCGAGCAGCTCGATATCAATGCGGTGGTGAAGGGCTTGCAGGATGCCTACGCCAAGAAGCAGCCGGCGGTCGCCGCCGACCAGCTGAAGCCGGCCGTCGAAGCGTTCCAGAAGCGCGAGCAGGGCCGTGCCCAGCAGGCCAAGGCCGACTACGAGAAGGCCGCTGCCGAGAACAAGACCAAGAGCGACCAGTTCATCGCGCAGAACAAGGCCAAGGCCGGCGTGCAGACGCTGCCCAGCGGCGTGCAGTACCGCGTGATCGAAGCCGGCAAGGGCGCCAAGCCGACCCAGGCCAGCACCGTGCAGCTGGAAGTGGCCGGTCCGTATCCGTTCGGCCAGCGCCCGGCGCAGGCGCGTCCGGCGCAGCAGATTCCGTCGATCAAGGTCAGCGAAGTCGAGATGCAGGCCATGCGCGACACGCTGCTGCAGATGCCGGCCGGTTCCAAGTGGGAAGTGACGCTGCCGCCGGACAAGGCCTATGGCGCCGACCCGCGCACGCCGTTCCCGCCGAACGTGGCGGTGCAGTTCGAGATCAAGCTGATCAGCGTCAAGTAA
- a CDS encoding enoyl-CoA hydratase-related protein has translation MSGAPVVTDTQDAIRIVTVNRVDKLNALNRQTLQGLDAAFAEAEADPAIRVVVLTGAGEKAFVAGADIAEMNELTPVQGRDFSHLGQRLMRRIERMPKPVLAMVNGFALGGGLELAMACHLRVAADSARFGQPEINLGLIPGFGGTQRLPRLVGRAAALELCLLGAPIDAARALQLGLVNRVVAAADLREATLQLARQLAGAAPLALRGILDAIQVGGESAIEQGLEYETAQFGLLFSSEDMREGTRAFLERRPPLFRNR, from the coding sequence ATGTCCGGCGCGCCGGTCGTCACCGATACCCAGGATGCGATCCGCATCGTCACCGTGAACCGCGTCGACAAGCTCAACGCGTTGAATCGCCAAACATTGCAGGGCCTGGATGCGGCCTTCGCCGAAGCCGAGGCCGACCCCGCGATCCGCGTGGTGGTACTGACCGGCGCTGGCGAAAAGGCCTTCGTGGCTGGCGCCGACATCGCCGAGATGAACGAACTTACACCGGTTCAGGGCCGCGACTTCTCGCACCTCGGCCAGCGCCTGATGCGCCGGATCGAGCGCATGCCCAAGCCGGTGTTGGCGATGGTCAACGGCTTCGCGCTCGGCGGCGGGCTGGAACTGGCCATGGCCTGCCACCTGCGCGTGGCCGCCGACAGCGCCCGCTTCGGCCAGCCGGAGATCAATCTGGGGCTGATCCCCGGCTTCGGCGGCACCCAGCGCCTGCCGCGGCTGGTCGGCCGCGCCGCGGCGCTGGAGCTGTGCCTGCTCGGCGCGCCGATCGACGCGGCGCGCGCGCTGCAGCTGGGCCTGGTCAACCGCGTGGTGGCGGCCGCCGACCTGCGCGAGGCGACGCTGCAGCTGGCGCGGCAACTGGCCGGCGCCGCGCCGCTGGCGTTGCGCGGCATCCTCGACGCGATCCAGGTCGGCGGCGAATCGGCGATCGAGCAAGGCCTCGAATACGAGACCGCGCAGTTCGGCCTGCTGTTTTCCAGCGAGGACATGCGCGAAGGCACCCGCGCGTTCCTGGAGCGGCGCCCGCCGCTGTTCCGCAACCGCTGA
- the nth gene encoding endonuclease III — MPALAAAPRRGRTLSKAEIHELFSRLSELNPTPTTELDYSTPFELLIAVILSAQATDVGVNKATRRLYPVANTPAAILALGEDGLKRYISTIGLFNAKAKNVIATCRILVEQYAGEVPRDRAALEALPGVGRKTANVVLNTAFGEPTIAVDTHIFRVANRTGLAPGKDVRAVEDGLLKRVPAPFMHDAHHWLILHGRYVCKARKPDCPRCVIRDLCRFKDKTPG, encoded by the coding sequence ATGCCCGCACTCGCCGCCGCGCCGCGGCGCGGACGCACCTTGAGCAAGGCCGAGATCCACGAACTGTTCTCGCGTTTGTCCGAACTCAATCCCACGCCGACCACCGAACTGGACTACAGCACCCCGTTCGAACTGCTGATCGCGGTGATCCTGTCGGCGCAGGCCACCGACGTCGGGGTCAACAAGGCCACGCGCCGCCTGTACCCGGTGGCGAACACGCCAGCGGCGATCCTGGCGCTGGGCGAGGACGGGCTGAAGCGCTACATCTCCACCATCGGCCTGTTCAACGCGAAAGCCAAGAACGTGATCGCCACCTGCCGCATCCTGGTCGAGCAGTACGCCGGCGAAGTACCGCGCGACCGCGCCGCGCTGGAAGCCTTGCCCGGGGTCGGCCGCAAGACCGCCAACGTGGTGCTCAACACCGCCTTCGGCGAGCCGACCATCGCCGTGGACACGCACATCTTCCGCGTCGCCAACCGCACCGGCCTGGCCCCCGGCAAGGACGTGCGCGCGGTCGAGGACGGCCTGCTCAAGCGGGTGCCGGCGCCGTTCATGCACGACGCGCACCACTGGCTGATCCTGCACGGCCGCTACGTGTGCAAGGCACGCAAACCGGACTGCCCGCGCTGCGTGATCCGCGACCTGTGCCGGTTCAAGGACAAGACGCCGGGGTGA
- a CDS encoding SulP family inorganic anion transporter, giving the protein MTDRSDAGASAFAGYLRNGAFGRDLLASVVVFLVALPLCMGIAIASGMPPAAGLITGIVGGLVVGLIAGSPLQVSGPAAGLAVLVFELVREHGVAALGPVILLAGAIQLVAGVCRAGVWFRMTSPAVVAGMLSGIGILIVASQAHVLMDAAPKARGLENFAALPATLWRALDAGVGRAALLVGLGTIAIMLAWERMRPQRLRFVPGALLAVVAVTAWVQLQGVDVRKVDVPANLLSAIHTPTLAQMLGVFDATLLLSAFTFAFIASAETLLSAAAVDRMHDGPRTHYDRELAAQGVGNMLCGFLGALPMTGVIVRSAANVQAGAATRASTMLHGGWLLVFALLLPWLLRMTPVACLAGILVYTGLKMVKLGQVRELAAYGRGTAAIYLATTFAIVTTDLLTGVLIGFALSLLRLALQQSRLKVGVHAHEDADGSAAAGAGKLRLSLEGSATFLRVPTMARTLERLPPNTELHLDVARLHHVDHACLELLRDWSRNAAARGCALVVDWKELDRRVEGQRAA; this is encoded by the coding sequence ATGACAGACCGATCCGACGCCGGCGCTTCCGCGTTCGCCGGCTACTTGCGCAACGGCGCGTTCGGCCGCGACCTGCTGGCTTCGGTGGTGGTGTTCCTGGTCGCGCTGCCGCTGTGCATGGGCATCGCGATCGCCTCGGGCATGCCGCCGGCGGCCGGACTGATCACCGGCATTGTCGGTGGCCTGGTGGTCGGCTTGATCGCCGGTTCGCCGCTGCAGGTCAGCGGCCCGGCGGCCGGGCTGGCGGTGCTGGTGTTCGAACTGGTGCGCGAGCACGGCGTGGCGGCGTTGGGGCCGGTGATCCTGCTGGCCGGCGCGATCCAACTGGTGGCCGGGGTGTGCCGGGCCGGCGTGTGGTTCCGCATGACCTCGCCGGCGGTGGTCGCCGGCATGCTGTCGGGCATCGGCATCCTGATCGTCGCCTCGCAGGCGCACGTGCTGATGGATGCGGCGCCGAAGGCGCGCGGCCTGGAGAACTTCGCCGCATTGCCGGCGACGCTGTGGCGCGCGCTGGACGCCGGCGTGGGTCGCGCCGCCTTGCTGGTCGGGCTCGGCACCATCGCGATCATGCTGGCCTGGGAGCGGATGCGTCCGCAGCGGCTGCGTTTCGTGCCTGGCGCGTTGCTGGCGGTGGTGGCGGTGACCGCGTGGGTGCAACTGCAGGGCGTGGACGTGCGCAAGGTCGACGTGCCGGCCAACCTGCTCTCGGCGATCCACACGCCGACGCTGGCGCAGATGCTCGGCGTGTTCGACGCGACGCTGCTGCTGTCGGCCTTCACCTTCGCCTTCATCGCCAGCGCCGAGACCTTGTTGTCGGCGGCGGCGGTGGACCGCATGCACGACGGCCCGCGCACCCATTACGACCGTGAACTCGCCGCGCAGGGCGTGGGCAACATGCTGTGCGGCTTCCTCGGCGCGTTGCCGATGACCGGGGTGATCGTGCGCAGCGCGGCCAACGTGCAGGCCGGCGCCGCCACCCGCGCGTCGACCATGCTGCATGGCGGCTGGCTGCTGGTGTTCGCGTTGCTGTTGCCGTGGCTGCTGCGGATGACGCCGGTGGCGTGCCTGGCCGGGATCCTGGTGTACACCGGGCTGAAGATGGTCAAGCTGGGGCAGGTGCGCGAGCTGGCCGCCTATGGCCGCGGCACCGCCGCGATCTACCTGGCGACCACCTTCGCCATCGTCACCACCGACCTGCTCACCGGCGTGCTGATCGGCTTCGCCTTGTCGCTGCTGCGGCTGGCGCTGCAGCAGTCGCGGTTGAAGGTCGGCGTGCATGCGCACGAGGACGCCGACGGCAGCGCCGCGGCGGGCGCCGGCAAGCTGCGCCTGTCGCTGGAGGGCTCGGCGACCTTCCTGCGCGTGCCGACGATGGCGCGGACCCTGGAACGGCTGCCGCCCAACACCGAGTTGCATCTGGATGTGGCGCGGCTGCACCACGTCGACCACGCCTGCCTGGAACTGCTGCGCGACTGGAGCCGCAACGCCGCCGCCCGCGGCTGCGCGCTGGTGGTGGACTGGAAGGAACTGGACCGGCGCGTGGAAGGGCAGCGCGCGGCGTAG
- a CDS encoding carbonic anhydrase, with translation MQSLLDGFRHFRKEVYPRQRGLFRQLAGGQTPHTLFITCADSRVMPELMFAAQPGELFVYRNIGNVVPPYSQHVSGVVAAIEYAVAVLQVKHIVVCGHTDCGAMKAVLNPDALRDVPNVAAWLKHTDSARQVAAQHDHAGHAEDALHCLTEENVVSQLDHLRTQPVVAARLARGALRIHGWIYDIAHGEIRAFDAEQGRFVPLLPEEGKRPPEATPRPRLAPVLRDVAV, from the coding sequence ATGCAAAGCCTGCTCGATGGTTTCCGCCACTTCCGCAAAGAGGTCTATCCGCGCCAGCGCGGCCTGTTCCGGCAACTGGCCGGCGGCCAGACCCCACACACGCTGTTCATCACCTGCGCCGATTCGCGGGTGATGCCGGAGCTGATGTTCGCCGCGCAGCCCGGCGAACTGTTCGTCTACCGCAACATCGGCAACGTGGTGCCGCCGTACTCGCAGCACGTCAGCGGCGTGGTCGCGGCGATCGAGTACGCGGTGGCGGTGCTGCAGGTGAAGCACATCGTGGTCTGCGGTCATACCGACTGCGGCGCGATGAAGGCGGTGCTCAATCCCGACGCGCTGCGCGACGTGCCGAACGTGGCCGCCTGGCTCAAGCACACCGACAGCGCGCGCCAGGTCGCCGCGCAGCACGATCACGCCGGGCACGCCGAAGACGCGCTGCACTGCCTGACCGAGGAGAACGTGGTGTCGCAACTGGACCACCTGCGCACGCAGCCGGTGGTGGCGGCGCGGCTGGCGCGCGGCGCGCTGCGCATCCATGGCTGGATCTACGACATCGCCCATGGCGAGATCCGCGCCTTCGACGCCGAGCAGGGCCGCTTCGTGCCGCTGCTGCCGGAAGAGGGCAAGCGTCCTCCCGAAGCCACCCCGCGCCCGCGCCTGGCGCCGGTGCTGCGCGACGTCGCGGTCTGA